A genomic region of Trifolium pratense cultivar HEN17-A07 linkage group LG3, ARS_RC_1.1, whole genome shotgun sequence contains the following coding sequences:
- the LOC123917814 gene encoding uncharacterized protein LOC123917814 — MGFGCSVTVLLVFCLWGVLISVSDSTRLGSSRQKLEVNKHLNRLNKAPIKTIESPDGDIIDCVPISKQPAFDHPFLKDHKIQMRPNFHPEGLFEENKFDENKAKSSTPINQLWHANGMCSEGTIPIRRTKEEDVLRASSVKRYGRKKHRSIPKPRSADPDLVNQSGHQHAIAYVEGEKFYGAKATINVWEPKIQQTNEFSLSQLWVLGGSFGQDLNSIEAGWQVSPDLYGDNNTRLFTYWTSDAYQATGCYNLLCSGFIQVSSNIAMGASISPISSYRDSQYDISILIWKDPKEGHWWMQFGNDGTVMGYWPSFLFSYLAESATMIEWGGEVVNSEPDGQHTSTQMGSGHFPEEGFGKASYFRNIQVVDSSNNLKAPKDLGTYTEYHNCYDVQTGSNGDWGHFFYYGGPGKNPNCQ; from the exons atgGGTTTTGGATGTAGTGTTACTGTTCtacttgttttttgtttatggGGTGTTTTGATCTCAGTTTCTGATTCTACTAGGCTTGGTTCTTCAAGACAGAAGCTTGAGGTTAATAAGCATTTGAATCGACTCAACAAAGCTCCTATTAAGACCATTGag AGTCCAGATGGGGATATAATAGATTGTGTGCCTATTTCAAAGCAACCAGCTTTTGATCATCCATTCCTCAAAGACCACAAAATTCAG ATGAGACCTAATTTCCACCCTGAAGGGCTTTTTGAGGAGAACAAGTTTGATGAAAACAAAGCAAAATCAAGTACTCCTATTAATCAACTATGGCATGCCAATGGTATGTGCTCCGAAGGCACAATACCTATTAGGAGAACAAAGGAGGAGGATGTTTTAAGAGCAAGTTCAGTGAAAAGATATGGAAGGAAGAAGCATAGGTCAATCCCTAAGCCGAGGTCAGCAGACCCTGATTTGGTTAACCAAAGTGGTCATCAG CATGCAATAGCATATGTTGAAGGAGAAAAGTTCTACGGAGCAAAAGCTACTATAAATGTTTGGGAACCAAAGATACAACAAACTAACGAGTTCAGCTTGTCTCAGCTTTGGGTATTAGGAGGCTCATTTGGTCAAGATCTTAACAGCATTGAAGCTGGCTGGCAG GTTAGTCCAGATTTATATGGCGATAACAACACACGGCTATTCACCTACTGGACT AGTGATGCATATCAAGCTACTGGCTGCTACAATCTTCTTTGCTCAGGATTTATTCAAGTCAGCAGTAACATAGCAATGGGAGCAAGCATTTCTCCAATTTCTTCATACCGAGATTCCCAGTACGATATCAGCATACTTATCTGGAAG GATCCGAAAGAGGGACACTGGTGGATGCAGTTCGGGAACGATGGCACTGTGATGGGATATTGGCCATCTTTCTTATTCTCGTATTTAGCTGAAAGTGCTACGATGATTGAATGGGGAGGAGAAGTTGTTAATTCTGAGCCTGATGGTCAACACACATCAACTCAAATGGGAAGTGGTCATTTTCCAGAAGAAGGATTTGGCAAAGCAAGTTACTTCAGAAACATTCAAGTAGTTGATAGTTCCAATAATCTCAAAGCTCCAAAAGACCTTGGAACTTACACTGAATATCACAACTGTTATGATGTCCAAACAGGTAGTAATGGAGATTGGGGACATTTCTTTTACTATGGAGGACCTGGGAAAAATCCAAATTGTCAATGA